From Calliphora vicina chromosome 3, idCalVici1.1, whole genome shotgun sequence:
AATCTTTTGCTAAAGATTTACAATCAAAGTATGTTTTAGATTCCATATCcccaaatttgtttatagaatCCCGCAATAactttgtaatatttaaaaattctttaaaaagataatatttggaaatttttaaagcCGACTGTGGACTATGTAGTTTCTTCGAAGTAATGCCTTGTTTCTTGCCATTCACTGATATTTCATAAGgtctgaaaatataaaaaatgttatcaattatttatttgtattaactCTTCAGTAATGACAGTAAAACTTACTTCATACTGTCTGGTAAGTTACACCACACTAGACCATTTGGTGAAGGTTGTTTTGTGCTATCTTGAAAATATGGAAATTCCggtttgttgcatatttttattttgggaatatGCAGACAATACTTAGAAtgtttataattgttattaaagCGTTTCCACATAGCTCTTTCTAAGGTAGCAAGATCATTTTCTCCCCAAAAGTTTAATGAATCAAAATATAAGGGTGAATCAAGCAGGAAATCCAATAATGCACCTTGCACACCCATTACTTGCCATTTAGCTAATTTATCACTGCAGCTCATGGATAAAGTACGTTCACCCCTTCCCGGCTTAGTTCTTACAGCACCCTCTAACTGGTCCATAGCATCGCTATGGTGGGAACCTATAAGTTTAGCACCAGTATATACACTTTCAACAATACAACCCACATTTGTATCTTCAATTTTTACCTCTTCCACTTTGCTACGTTTAATTAAAGGTTCTTCAGttaattctttagttttttgcGCAGCAATTATACAGGCATCCCCGCAAGGAGTTTGGGTACTCAAGAAATGAAATGATAAATGTtcttttagtttaaatatttcCTTCTCCGGCAGCCACCTAAATATGCAATCATTGTCTCCTTCAGGGTTTTTCAAAGTTGTGTTTAGTTGATGGTACATATACCGCAATAATCCTCTTCTAGCCATTACCTCAGCATGTGAATCGTTGAGTATTAAACCTTGCGGACATAATTTACTTTTTCCTATGCATTTAGTACCACAGCCAAGTGAAATTACTTCACTCTTACCAGTTTGTTTGTTGTGTACAACCACACCGGCCAATATAGTCCATTCATTGTCAGTGGGTTTACCGGTCTTGGGTAgacttttaaatttatcaaaacatATTTTGGCTACATCCTCGGGAGAAATTTCTGAGGACATGATAATCaaaagtttccaaaaaaaaatgtgaacaaaattctgcaaaatgtaaataaacattcttcttcttattttttgttatgctCTGTAAATTGATGACATTGTATTTTGTAAACGAAAATGACAGTTAATTCcgttatttttatactttttaaatttggaattttcagCAGGGTATCAATATGCAGACAATAAATTagtaatatgtaattttacaatacattttacctaatatgtattgtaaaaataacacattACTAATTTTTTGTCTTCATATTGTTACCCTGATGATCTATGTTAATATAACTACTATGTTCTtcgaatttatttgtttacatataCAATTGTctataatataaaagaaaaaggaataataaattctataaaaaatatgatataaattctataaaaatagatatttttaataagCTTTCTTGCCacaatttggtaaaaaaatatagtacatattcaatatttttaaggtaTTTTGATATTTCCCTTTTTACTTTTAGACGAtcttgaataaattttatttatacccaaatgtattaatttatttcactatcccccagtaacacgaagtctggttatgttttcactaatagttatactgacagttttcatacaaaaataattttaacctacagtataactattagttaaggcataaccagacttcgtgttaacgggggtatatgtaataataaaatcttatttagttcggaattttttattcaaatttttcattttcaaaatcatttgcAATATATAAAGTTCTTTTATTCTGGCATcacttatttaataaaatatttgtgttgGCATCACCATATATAATGTTATGATTGGCATTCACAAAATTTGATAACACAACTAATTGCAATGCAACAGCTGACTGACAAGAATTAAATTGTTTAGAATTAGTGAATCTgcgaattatttataaaatttaatggtATAAATATATGTGTAACCACGAAGTATATGTGTGActgaaattaacatttaaagttttaaaataatgcaCTAACAATGACATTAATCGAAACATATCGATCATGTTGGCTTGTAGCAACATTTGGCCTAGTACTATTCATTGGCGGAGCGGGTGTTCTGTTTTGGAATGAGGTACATAAAATAATAGAATTCTATATCTGTTGCGAATAATAAGCTAACGTTTTCATACAATGTAATTACTAAAAGGGGCGGGCCGTTCATACTATCCTGTCTTTGGATGAGGCCCTGGACGATGCTGTAACACTAGATGCCACATCTGATGATATCGAGCCTACATACAATGATCGTATTGTTCATATATCAGGACCAATTATAGTAGGCGAACCTTTGACCGAACCCGATTATAATATTCAGGTTTTGGCGGTTAAACTCAGAAGACGCGTACAAATGTATCAATGGGTGGAAGAAACTGTGTAGGTGTATTACAATACAATTTccaaaatgtgtttattttataactttatcttttttgatttaataGTGAACATAATTATGGCGAAAGTGTTGCTTCCGTGCATACCGAGGATCGTACTTATTATTATACCCGTGATTGGCGTGACAAACTTATAGATTCCCGTTCATTTTATATACAGACTGGACATCAAAATCCTAAACAATTCCCCATTGAATCGGAAACACAAGTAGCTGATGCCGTTTATGTAGGTCGTTTCGAACTGGGcaataatatcaaaaataaatttaataattatgtaGAATTGACTTCGGATACTAGACCCGAAGATGCAACAATTAAATTGCATTTGGGACTATATTATCATACTAATGATTTATTTAATCCCGAAATTGGTGATATACGTATCTTATTCTCGTTTGCTGGCATGGAAGGTGAAATGGTGagtgaaaattttgtatattttattttttatcttagaatattgtttttgtgcattttacAGTATACTATTGTGGGCAAaatggtgaaaaataaaattgaacccTACAGAACCAGTCGTGGAGTTGATATACTTCTAGTGTATCCCGGAGAATTGTCTTTAACAGAGGTGTTTAAGAAGGAACATCATGCTCAACGCTTAACAACATGGGGATTCCGTTTCATGGGTTggattttagtatttttcggTGTTACTTGCACTTCAACTTTACTACATGTTATATGTGagtataaattaacaaaaataaaagatctaaaatattaaaaagaacatggaaaaaaagaatttacttgctaaatttttactaatatttaatttttgtttcagtaTCCCGCATACAATTTCTTTCCTCGCTGGCACCAGATCCACGTTTTCCAGTCGGCACcaatattttactttcattATCGATGGCTCTTGTTATAGCCGCCGTGGCTTGGATTTTACATCGTCCCATGGTTGGTGCTGGCCTAATGTTTGCAGCTGCCTCACCCTTTGTTTGGTTTGCCAGGGGTGTAACTAATTATCAAAGAGTTAACTAAAAGTGAGAGAGAAAagttcattttgttttaattttaattaatatactcatttaatttttagttcCTTAATCCAAAATCaattgttttcattaatttattttatatttttgaaaaatatattttagatcAGGGAATACACGTTTTTGTACTAACAATTAGTTAGATCTCTTCAACAATTTTAActgataatattatttatttaatttataaaattgtttgtaaatgtttcattaaactattacttaatttaaacaaatagtcaaagattttgttttattgcttttcaaatgTGCTGTCGTTACTTGCCCATTTCTTTTATGAGGCTCCTATTATTTGGAGTGTTATTCATTTTACAATTCACGGTgttaaaaagaaataagaaCAAAGTACTAAGAACAAAAATACATTATGCTAGCTTCCTCTTagtatgaaattaaataattaaaaaaaaactatttttgtgcTAAGAAATATAACCACATTCtataaatgtgtttttgttaaattttattgctttataactctgaaatttactatattttaatagaaaaacctAGTCAATTTGAATTTATCTTAGAAATATACAATTATATTTGGAAAAAGGTCATGTTTTTGGAAACTGAAATAAcggaatatagttttcaaaataagCTTTCATTACACATTGAAGCGCCATTTAAAGACCTTTGAAATACTTCATATGTTTCCTTTGTGAGAAATAtgacaaaaatcataaaaacctcaaaaagaacctttttattatttttctcttaATATGGATCTATATTACATCATAAAGTTAAACTTTAACATAATTTTGTAttcttaattataaatttaattacagtAAATATTGCGGTAGTACTTCATTTAATTAATTCTTATTTAATTtcccataaaatatttatgtacattcaTCGATTCAACTCTCTGCGTTCTATCAATTATAGCTGCTAAAAGCGCTATTATTTCTACTATTATTATCGGCATCATTCGAGGCACTGGGCGTAGATCCATCATTTATTAGCATATTGCCTACTTCAATGGGAGAATGATGTGATGGAGCCTCAGTTGCGGCTTGTTCTAAAGACTGTACAGCATTAGTACTATTTGTGGTGGTACTTATAGCATTTGGGCTTTGTGGTTTTTCTTGGCTACTATCATCATTTTGTGATTCCTCAAATCGTACATATGGCTCCATGGCATTCAGTTGCATAGAGCCTCGATGTAAACTACCCGATTCAGCTTCGAAAAGTATATCATTTATAAATTTCTCAGCCAACAGACGTTGTTCTCTTGGtaatcttttcaatttaaaagtcCAGGTGCGTGCTATAGACTCTTCTTCAGGATAGGTGGAGGATAAATAATCGCAGGCCATGTTTAGCATTTCATCGGGAGGTGTAGTAGAATTTTGTGCCGTAGTAGCAGTTGTTTTCAAGCGTTTGTTTGAATTTATTTCCGCTACCGCTGTTTGTGTTTGATACTGTGCTGTAGTTGATGAAGCTCCAATGTTAGTTTGTATGCCTCCCGGCAAACCTAAAGGCGGAGTATTGTGATTGGAATTTTGTTCTCTCTGTTGctgattgttattgttgttgttattttgatgACCAAAAGATTTATGAAACATTTCCGTTATACTCATGGGCGAAGTGTTGCCCTTATTCATTAAATAGCCATAAGGAGCATTATCTAGGAAATGTCCTGCATGCGCAGATTCACTAAAGCTATTGTAGACCGAAGATGTGGCGGAGGAAGAGGTTTCATGCTTTATTATGGACGTATCGATGGCCAGAAATTTCTCAGCATTACGCAAAAAATCCAATTCATAAAATGTCCAACATCTGGGCTGATAGTGATTGCCCTGTTTGCGGGCTGCTTCCACCACTTTTAACTCCTTGCGATAGTTTGTACGCAAAgtatttatctttttcttaaCATCCTCCAAAGTGGCATCCCGTTTCAAATACCTATAAATGGGCACCAACTGTTGATAAGCATCGGCTCTTTTATCACGATTAGTATAGTCCCTCAAAGAAGTGTCCCATAAAATTGGCAAATTGTGATAAGTTTGTATGAATACTTTTAAATAGTGACGATGTTCTTCGGAAACACTAAATGATTTCGAGGACTGAGATTGTACTGCTTGTgaatgctgttgttgttgctgttgctgtgcACTGACTGCAGCTACTTGGGGTAGAAATTTTTCCATCATTTTGAAAAAGTGTTTTGAATTTATCTGCAATGACCGTTATTTTGTAacactttgttgttaaattgaATCTTTGCTGTGCggtttttgcataaattatgaaataaattgtttactttttgtatgaaaataaacAGTGCAAAAGTATGTGTGCAGTGGCTTTGTGTTGTTATTGATAAACTGTCAGTAGTGTGTTTGACAAATTGCCACATTGAAGGTTTTCATTTTCTTCAATTCTTTATCATCCCAGTGCCAGTACGAGTTGAATAGTGTTAACGCAACTACTGCACAATAGATGGCTCTCATCGTCCCTATTTTTAATACACCACACAGAGTTGTCAAGTTTTTGGCTCGAAAAATGCCAGTTTATAATAGTCGTTACTTTTCCAAACGATTTTCATACATAAtttcgtttttaatttaaaattaatcgttAAAGTGAAATAAtagtatttttcatatatttatagaacttattaataaagtattagtttaaattacaatttaaagaGACATGTTcttaaatctttttaatttgaaatcgaCTTCATTATCACATATGatatacattattattttttgtaaaaaaacacaCAGTGTCGAAATGTGGAAATAAGTCTCCAATTTTCAAATGGATAGTCTgattttcgataaaattttacatttatattaaaaattttacattaaaatgcaaaagtgaaataaaaaattaagatttgcCATTGTGAAACCCATAATTCCAAAAAAAGAAAGCTATTAGgcttaaagttgaaatttacattaaaaaaaattgatttattttggaAGGCTCtgcttttacaatattttctaaaatgttaTTTTCCCTTCGAAGGCTTGATATCTGGAAAAGGAGTTTAATTAAATACACATCTTCTGGTATTCTCCATGTgtcaatattaaaatgtttaaggtacatatgaattcaaattaaacaatgtttttatttgataaattataccttcgtattaattaattatattttaatttaatgcatttatTCATTCCATAAAACGGTTCCCAAAAAATGAAtcctttagcttcattcaaaggattttatttaaaacgtaTTCGAATTTAATGAATGGAATGAAAAgctaataatcgattttttgagAATGGctataattacattttaaagtCATATCATGCAAGAGaatcaaaatttctttaaatatatgatgttttaatttttttaaacggcTTCAATAAATcactaaatttatattgaaactaATGGCAACactattttttggataaaactcATCCCTGCATTACAGTACAGTGTTGCATTTTTTAGGCCGCCATTTTTGCAAACAAACAGCTGTCATTACGAAAAACATCGCCTAAATTGACagaacaaatacaaacaaaaaacatcgcAAACGATCGTTGGAATTTCAATTTTGCTATGTCCGCGCTGCAGTTTATTATTCGCCGCCGCCAACGCCGTTGTTAGTACGAACAAGAATAAGGAGAAATACAATAAAAGGCAGAATTTAATtaagcaaaataaatttaaaaatagtaattaaacgaattaaaaattattctatttacacaaagaaaagtgaaaaaatcaaatcagaaaattttacaaaatagtaaaatgtcatttaaaatatatttataaaaatgtttaaaaaaagtgtccttgaaatataaaacaaattaaaaaatacattttgataatacaaaaattcctgtgaaattattaaaaaatatcaaaagaaaaGAATTTACATGAAAAAGTTTGGTGTATAAGAAATGTTTACCTATCTATACCTGCCATTTTAATGGTTTATGAAGGCAGCCAAAGAGGTACACAAGAACAAAAacctttaattgttaaaaataaggATACAGCACAACATTCCTCTAAATTTATTGCTTTGTGTAACAgtgtattataaaaaaacaacaactaaaaaaagCGGCGTTTAATTTTGTCCAAGAGATGTGAAAAATCTTTTCCTAAAAGCGAGTCGTCGGACGATCTTTAAACAAACCTATTTGTGCAATTTTCTACACACAACAACCATCAAAAAGTTGGTTGTTTCTTTAATAGAATAAAAGTTGACAAAATATTTACTTGCAATTGTGTTGTATATACGAATATAAATTTAGTggtcttttaaattaattaacaatGGCTTCTCTGTGAGAAGTTAATGAAtttagcttttgtttttttcggattttttatttatattttattttgtttacaaaagtattaaattaaagtttGTGAAAAGCTGAACTACAAATCAAAATGGAAACAATAGAGGAGCAATCCAAGAGTGGTAAgttgaaatttctttatttttttgttttgtttgaaatgtaGGAAACTAATAGTGAAAGATGTGTATTTGATGGATTCTGTAtattattaattgtaatattgtGTTTATTCGTTTCACACCTGTTTCCTCATTTTCttgctttattttatgttttgtgtAAATATCTCAGTGTAAACAGGAAGAGTAAAAGGAATATGGTTTAAGAtaaacattgtttttgtttacttgTACATATTGCCAAGTCGGTCTGGGCCAAAGTTCAGGGATGTAAATTTATACTAGATCATATAAAATCGGTATAAAGCAGAAAATCACACAAATCCTAcagaatttttattattcggTTAAGCTATATGGGCGCCACACCGGATCGTTAACAAATTGATACGAGATGTACATCTTGATGGCATATTCAGACTAAAGATAGGTAtgcaatttttataataattttattcgcaGGATCTTTAATTTCTTATTTCCGAGTTATGGGTctttaaagaaaactatttggaacaaatctattttatgggcgcaaaggaaaataaaaaaatcttgtaattaggggaaaacaacaaattttttctcGCCGTTCAATATTTCAGAGTTATGGGGCTCTGAAgttgaattcatttatttatttatttatttggtcaataacaaatttaattacaagTATTCTTATTATCTATGAGAACATCGATAGGTACATCCTGACGACACCTACAAATCGTCACGTGAAATGCAAAAGGGCGTAGTAAccgtaacaattttttatatggtttgAAAGTTTTCGAAATACCTAGCtttacaattatgaatgttgaaGTAATTTTATGAGGGGGCCTTGTATGGGAACTAGGGAAAAATGTTTAACGATTTCCGCCATactttaaagtataattacatCTATTTCGATGGTTTGTATACcaactaaaatacaaaatttacatataataTTCGAAATTTGGCGGCCCATATCCCGGGAAATACGGACATgcgacaaaaacaaaatataccaTCTTGATATTTAGCCGGAGGGCAGAAATGAAAAACGTATACTATTTTATATCGCTGAAGAACTTTTTCTATACCTACGTCTAATGTTTGATTTATAATACTAACTCGAATTGCTATCCCAAGATGTTAATTTTCTGattaaaataagtataaaatttcactttttaggcactttggtacatatttttatgatttatgatttataatcaaaaatattaggaatatttttatatttacatctTTTTACACGGCAAAATCATCTAAATATTCCACGGTTTGAAGAATATCTCTAAatccagaaaaaaaaaacttattcaaAACGACTTTAATCTgattataatttcaataaataacttTTCACTAATCACAATTCTTttcaataatgcatacattcaTTAAGActaatcaaatcaaaattttcatactttttctATCATTAgttataaacaaattgtttgttgacttttttgatttcccatataaattgttaaaaagtttatttttaaaatgctgaCTTTTTTCAACTGTTAGTAGGTAGGAGTCATGTCATCTCTAGATTTATGTTTGTGTCTTatacagagtttaaaattactactatattagtcaaaaaattgcaaaaaaaatcataattttacatgaaaactgcaacaaatatttaacaaga
This genomic window contains:
- the LOC135954421 gene encoding uncharacterized protein LOC135954421 — its product is MMEKFLPQVAAVSAQQQQQQQHSQAVQSQSSKSFSVSEEHRHYLKVFIQTYHNLPILWDTSLRDYTNRDKRADAYQQLVPIYRYLKRDATLEDVKKKINTLRTNYRKELKVVEAARKQGNHYQPRCWTFYELDFLRNAEKFLAIDTSIIKHETSSSATSSVYNSFSESAHAGHFLDNAPYGYLMNKGNTSPMSITEMFHKSFGHQNNNNNNNQQQREQNSNHNTPPLGLPGGIQTNIGASSTTAQYQTQTAVAEINSNKRLKTTATTAQNSTTPPDEMLNMACDYLSSTYPEEESIARTWTFKLKRLPREQRLLAEKFINDILFEAESGSLHRGSMQLNAMEPYVRFEESQNDDSSQEKPQSPNAISTTTNSTNAVQSLEQAATEAPSHHSPIEVGNMLINDGSTPSASNDADNNSRNNSAFSSYN
- the Tmem43 gene encoding transmembrane protein 43 homolog, with protein sequence MTLIETYRSCWLVATFGLVLFIGGAGVLFWNEGRAVHTILSLDEALDDAVTLDATSDDIEPTYNDRIVHISGPIIVGEPLTEPDYNIQVLAVKLRRRVQMYQWVEETVEHNYGESVASVHTEDRTYYYTRDWRDKLIDSRSFYIQTGHQNPKQFPIESETQVADAVYVGRFELGNNIKNKFNNYVELTSDTRPEDATIKLHLGLYYHTNDLFNPEIGDIRILFSFAGMEGEMYTIVGKMVKNKIEPYRTSRGVDILLVYPGELSLTEVFKKEHHAQRLTTWGFRFMGWILVFFGVTCTSTLLHVILSRIQFLSSLAPDPRFPVGTNILLSLSMALVIAAVAWILHRPMVGAGLMFAAASPFVWFARGVTNYQRVN
- the Adat1 gene encoding tRNA-specific adenosine deaminase 1; amino-acid sequence: MSSEISPEDVAKICFDKFKSLPKTGKPTDNEWTILAGVVVHNKQTGKSEVISLGCGTKCIGKSKLCPQGLILNDSHAEVMARRGLLRYMYHQLNTTLKNPEGDNDCIFRWLPEKEIFKLKEHLSFHFLSTQTPCGDACIIAAQKTKELTEEPLIKRSKVEEVKIEDTNVGCIVESVYTGAKLIGSHHSDAMDQLEGAVRTKPGRGERTLSMSCSDKLAKWQVMGVQGALLDFLLDSPLYFDSLNFWGENDLATLERAMWKRFNNNYKHSKYCLHIPKIKICNKPEFPYFQDSTKQPSPNGLVWCNLPDSMKPYEISVNGKKQGITSKKLHSPQSALKISKYYLFKEFLNITKLLRDSINKFGDMESKTYFDCKSLAKDYQSAWSDVKINYFKQWSQKPDNLLQFSVEEVENKGFGKK